In Desmodus rotundus isolate HL8 unplaced genomic scaffold, HLdesRot8A.1 manual_scaffold_91, whole genome shotgun sequence, a genomic segment contains:
- the LOC139440654 gene encoding tetrapeptide repeat homeobox protein 2-like — MRIGPGTRSLLQVRVAPCSEWRVVKQVRREPPGARLRFSLPLRPPKRQRRQRSVYSVVQRDELERFFQNNHYPSYEERETLAARLNLQEQQVQVWFKNRRAKQTRLQGGTRTRQPGSKARASSLSPGEHRAAPAAVGPGLLDELVLPSPPWFTEDPVQPSGPGFVEDPVLSLGPGFAEDPVLPSGPGFTEDLESLWDLLFPEDPESSGSSMLPGGSGFHNPLGGIAAAESSASSPLQAWGAPAQDAQNPVPGAAAPAASPAPVPAPAEVPVSLEDSNDGDLWPDIDLLDLLSL; from the exons ATGAGAATAGGGCCTGGCACCCGCAGCCTCCTGCAAGTGCGGGTGGCTCCCTGCAGCGAGTGGAGGGTGGTGAAGCAGGTGAGGCGGGAACCACCTGGCGCCAGGCTGC gctTCTCGCTGCCCCTAAGGCCCCCAAAGCGGCAGCGACGGCAGCGCTCGGTGTACAGCGTGGTACAGCGGGATGAGCTGGAGAGGTTCTTCCAGAACAACCATTACCCGTCCTACGAAGAGCGCGAGACCCTGGCGGCCAGGCTGAacctccaggaacagcaagtgcag gtgtggttcaagaaccgccgggccaaacagactaggctgcagggaggaaccagaaccaggcagcctggctcgaaAGCCCGTGCCTCGTCCCTGAGCCCAGGAGAACACAGGGCCGCACCTGCTGCAGTGGGACCTGGGTTGCTAGATGAGCTGGTACTGCCCTCGCCACCTTGGTTCACTGAGGACCCAGTACAGCCCTCGGGTCCTGGTTTCGTCGAGGACCCGGTATTGTCCTTGGGTCCTGGGTTCGCCGAGGACCCGGTATTGCCCTCGGGTCCTGGGTTCACTGAGGACTTGGAGTCCCTTTGGGACCTATTGTTTCCCGAGGATCCCGAGTCCTCCGGCAGCTCTATgcttcctgggggctcaggttTCCACAACCCCTTGGGAGGCATTGCAGCAGCGGAATCCAGTGCCTCCagccccctgcaggcctggggggctcctgcccaggacgCCCAGAATCCGGTCCCCGGCGCAGCCGCTCCAGCTGCATCTCCAgctccagttccagctccagccGAGGTCCCAGTCAGTCTTGAGGACTCAAACGACGGGGATCTCTGGCCAGACATTGATCTCCTGGATCTGCTGTCCCTGTGA